The Mycetohabitans endofungorum genome contains a region encoding:
- a CDS encoding UDP-N-acetylmuramate--alanine ligase encodes MASRLHLERDRVRDEIAMVAARLIAEDGLDYASAKRKAARQIIGQTRVAGEWLPDNDQIEEEIQEYLALFHGDTQPGILRRLRETALNWMAQLAQFDPYLTGAVLNGTASVHSDIHLQVFCDNPKEVAIHLLNAGVQYDVSETRHFAGRRAVETLSFIAHDGDGNAVGIHVALYDTDDLRGAVRADARGRQTRANAASVRALLDAG; translated from the coding sequence ATGGCTTCGAGACTGCACCTGGAGCGGGACCGCGTGCGCGATGAAATCGCGATGGTAGCCGCGCGCCTGATCGCCGAAGATGGGCTCGACTATGCCAGCGCCAAGCGCAAGGCAGCCCGGCAGATCATCGGCCAGACGCGTGTTGCTGGCGAATGGTTGCCGGATAATGACCAGATCGAGGAAGAAATACAGGAATATCTGGCGTTGTTCCATGGCGATACGCAACCTGGCATCCTGCGGCGGCTGCGTGAAACCGCGCTGAACTGGATGGCGCAGCTCGCACAGTTCGACCCCTACTTGACCGGCGCAGTGCTCAACGGCACGGCCAGTGTCCATTCGGACATCCATCTGCAAGTGTTTTGCGACAATCCGAAAGAGGTGGCGATCCACCTGCTGAACGCCGGCGTACAGTACGACGTATCCGAGACGCGTCATTTCGCTGGCCGGAGAGCGGTCGAGACATTGAGCTTCATCGCCCACGACGGCGACGGCAACGCGGTCGGCATCCATGTCGCGCTGTACGACACGGATGATTTGCGTGGCGCAGTCCGCGCCGACGCGCGCGGACGGCAGACGCGTGCGAACGCGGCGTCGGTCCGGGCGCTGCTCGATGCAGGTTAA
- the accC gene encoding acetyl-CoA carboxylase biotin carboxylase subunit, producing MFEKILIANRGEIALRIQRACRELGVKTVVIYSEADKEAKYVRLADEAVCIGPAPSNLSYLNMPALISAAEVTDAEAIHPGYGFLSENADFAERVEQSGFTFIGPRPETIRLMGDKVSAKQTMIKTGVPCVPGSDGALPDDPKEIVKIARSIGYPVIIKAAGGGGGRGMRVVHTEAALVNAVNMTREEAGRAFGNPQVYMEKFLENPRHIEIQVLADSFKSAVWLGERDCSMQRRHQKVIEEAPAPHIARRLLDRIGDRCAEACKKMGYLGAGTFEFLYENGEFYFIEMNTRVQVEHPVTELITGVDIVQEQIRIAAGEKLSVRQRDIAFRGHAIECRINAEDPFKFTPSPGRITSWHAPGGPGIRVDSHAYNGYFVPPNYDSMIGKLIAYGATREQAINRMRIALSEMVVEGIQTNIPLHRELMLDAKFVEGGTSIHYLEDKLAAKQQAAPKEA from the coding sequence ATGTTTGAGAAAATACTCATTGCCAACCGCGGCGAGATCGCACTGCGCATCCAGCGCGCGTGCCGCGAGCTTGGCGTCAAGACGGTTGTCATCTATTCGGAAGCCGACAAGGAAGCGAAGTACGTGCGCCTTGCCGACGAAGCAGTCTGCATCGGACCGGCGCCATCGAACCTGAGCTACCTGAACATGCCGGCGCTCATCAGCGCGGCGGAAGTCACCGACGCCGAAGCGATCCATCCGGGCTACGGCTTCCTGTCCGAGAACGCCGACTTTGCGGAGCGGGTCGAGCAGTCCGGCTTCACGTTCATCGGCCCGCGCCCGGAGACCATCCGGCTGATGGGCGACAAGGTTAGCGCCAAGCAGACGATGATCAAGACAGGCGTGCCGTGCGTGCCGGGCTCGGACGGCGCGTTGCCGGACGATCCGAAGGAGATCGTCAAGATCGCGCGCTCGATCGGCTATCCGGTGATCATCAAGGCGGCCGGCGGCGGCGGCGGGCGCGGTATGCGGGTCGTGCATACGGAAGCGGCACTCGTCAACGCGGTCAACATGACACGCGAAGAAGCCGGTCGCGCGTTCGGCAACCCGCAGGTCTACATGGAAAAGTTCCTGGAGAATCCGCGACACATCGAGATCCAGGTGCTGGCGGACTCGTTCAAGAGCGCGGTCTGGCTCGGCGAGCGCGACTGCTCGATGCAGCGGCGCCACCAAAAAGTGATCGAAGAGGCGCCGGCGCCTCACATCGCGCGCCGGTTGCTCGACCGGATCGGCGACCGCTGCGCCGAAGCGTGCAAGAAAATGGGCTACCTGGGTGCCGGCACGTTCGAGTTCCTGTACGAGAACGGCGAATTCTACTTCATCGAAATGAACACCCGGGTCCAAGTTGAGCACCCGGTGACCGAGCTGATCACGGGCGTGGATATCGTCCAGGAGCAGATCCGCATCGCAGCAGGCGAGAAACTGTCGGTGCGGCAACGCGACATCGCATTTCGCGGTCACGCAATCGAATGCCGGATCAACGCGGAAGATCCATTCAAGTTCACGCCATCGCCGGGGCGGATCACATCATGGCATGCGCCTGGCGGCCCGGGCATCCGCGTCGACTCACACGCGTACAATGGCTACTTCGTGCCGCCCAACTACGATTCGATGATCGGCAAGCTGATCGCATACGGTGCGACCCGCGAACAGGCGATCAACCGGATGCGTATTGCGTTGTCCGAGATGGTGGTCGAGGGTATCCAGACGAATATCCCGTTGCACCGGGAATTGATGCTGGACGCCAAGTTCGTCGAGGGCGGCACCAGCATCCATTACCTCGAAGATAAGTTGGCTGCCAAGCAGCAGGCCGCCCCTAAGGAAGCGTAA
- the aroQ gene encoding type II 3-dehydroquinate dehydratase has product MSLRILVVNGPNLNLLGTREPQTYGSTTLAQIEQALAEKAAAAGAALSCFQSNHEGEIIERLHQARDEQIGFVLINPAAFTHTSVAIRDAIAATGIPFVEIHLSNVHRREAFRHASYFSDLAEGVICGLGWRGYLYALDFALERLGRSH; this is encoded by the coding sequence ATGAGTCTTCGCATCCTGGTCGTCAACGGCCCCAACCTGAATCTGCTCGGCACGCGCGAGCCGCAGACGTACGGCAGTACGACGCTCGCCCAGATCGAGCAAGCGCTGGCGGAGAAAGCCGCCGCCGCGGGGGCGGCGCTCAGTTGCTTCCAGAGCAATCACGAGGGCGAAATCATCGAGCGCCTGCACCAGGCGCGCGACGAGCAGATCGGCTTTGTGCTGATCAACCCCGCCGCCTTCACGCACACCAGCGTTGCGATTCGCGACGCAATCGCGGCAACCGGGATCCCGTTTGTCGAGATCCATTTGTCGAATGTGCATCGACGCGAAGCTTTCCGCCATGCGTCGTATTTCTCCGACTTGGCGGAGGGCGTGATCTGCGGGCTCGGCTGGCGAGGCTACCTTTACGCGCTGGACTTTGCGCTGGAGCGCCTGGGCCGGTCGCATTGA
- the prmA gene encoding 50S ribosomal protein L11 methyltransferase → MSYREVVVEVDRERAEPLSDALLELGALSVCVEDADADTPHEQALFGEPGLVPERAAWTHSRVIAMLAAEQDPTVLLAAAANEVGLSTPLAFTARDVQEQDWVRLTQSQFEPIHIGQRIWVVPSWHEAPQHDAVVLELDPGLAFGTGSHPTTRLCMEWIEQHVRAGDSLLDYGCGSGILAILARKCGATPVVGIDIDPQAIDSAQHNSERNHVDVTYGLPHECPANEFDVVVANILSNPLKLMASMLASRVKPGGRLALSGVLARQADEVAAAYARHIELAVWREQDGWVCLAGQRRDN, encoded by the coding sequence ATGAGCTATCGCGAAGTCGTCGTCGAAGTTGATCGCGAGCGCGCCGAGCCGTTATCAGACGCGTTGCTCGAGCTTGGCGCGTTGTCGGTCTGCGTCGAGGACGCCGACGCAGACACGCCGCACGAACAAGCGCTGTTCGGTGAACCCGGCCTCGTGCCGGAGCGCGCCGCGTGGACGCACTCGCGGGTGATTGCCATGCTTGCCGCGGAACAGGACCCCACCGTGTTGCTGGCGGCCGCCGCGAATGAGGTCGGCCTATCCACACCGCTGGCCTTCACTGCGCGCGACGTCCAGGAGCAGGACTGGGTGCGACTTACGCAATCCCAATTCGAGCCAATCCATATCGGCCAGCGGATCTGGGTCGTGCCATCATGGCATGAGGCACCGCAGCACGACGCCGTGGTACTGGAACTCGACCCGGGGCTCGCCTTTGGCACCGGCAGCCATCCGACCACACGCCTGTGCATGGAATGGATCGAGCAGCACGTGCGTGCCGGCGATTCGCTGCTCGACTATGGATGTGGCTCTGGCATCCTGGCGATACTCGCGCGCAAGTGCGGTGCCACGCCGGTCGTCGGCATCGACATCGACCCGCAGGCGATCGACTCGGCCCAGCACAACAGCGAGCGCAATCACGTCGACGTCACGTATGGGCTGCCCCACGAGTGCCCCGCAAACGAGTTCGATGTGGTCGTCGCCAACATCCTGTCCAATCCGCTGAAGCTCATGGCTTCGATGCTGGCCTCCAGGGTAAAGCCGGGCGGAAGACTTGCGCTATCCGGGGTGCTGGCGCGCCAAGCAGACGAAGTCGCGGCGGCCTATGCGCGCCATATCGAGCTTGCCGTTTGGCGTGAACAGGACGGATGGGTATGCCTGGCCGGGCAGCGACGAGATAATTAA
- the accB gene encoding acetyl-CoA carboxylase biotin carboxyl carrier protein — protein MDLRKLKTLIDLVSESGISELEVTEGEGKVRIVKNAAPVYLPSQAQYAPAPQVTGASGAPAAPSAESSAPATPAAATPQGHVVTSPMVGTFYRAPSPGADPFVQVGDSVKEGQTICIIEAMKLLNEIEADKTGIVKEILVENGQAVEYGQPLFVIG, from the coding sequence ATGGATCTACGCAAACTTAAAACCCTGATCGACCTGGTATCCGAATCCGGCATTTCGGAACTCGAAGTCACCGAAGGCGAAGGCAAGGTGCGGATCGTCAAGAACGCGGCGCCCGTCTATCTGCCGTCCCAGGCACAATATGCCCCGGCGCCGCAGGTCACCGGTGCGTCCGGCGCGCCGGCTGCCCCGTCGGCTGAGTCCAGCGCACCCGCGACTCCCGCCGCCGCCACGCCGCAAGGCCATGTGGTCACCTCGCCGATGGTCGGCACATTCTACCGCGCGCCATCGCCGGGGGCCGATCCGTTCGTGCAAGTCGGCGATTCGGTCAAGGAGGGTCAGACGATCTGCATTATTGAAGCGATGAAGCTACTCAACGAGATCGAAGCCGACAAGACGGGCATAGTCAAGGAAATCCTCGTTGAAAACGGCCAGGCCGTCGAATATGGCCAACCACTGTTCGTCATCGGCTAA
- a CDS encoding TlpA family protein disulfide reductase, translating into MNATLYSSFLLASPASAPTRRTRAARLAAACLLCAPLPACAAQPAGAAQSAYAVAPPYTAHDDAVRALFASSLPDPAGQPQPLAQYRGKVTVVNFWASWCAPCVKEMPALSRLQRRYADKGVRFVGIGVDSARNVSQFLSKVTIGYPVYVAGFGGANLARQFGNQAGGLPFTVVIDKSGHVRYLKLGEIDAARLSMELDAL; encoded by the coding sequence ATGAATGCGACGTTATATTCTAGCTTCCTGCTTGCTTCTCCTGCGTCAGCGCCAACACGCCGCACCCGTGCCGCGCGGCTCGCAGCGGCCTGCTTACTGTGCGCGCCGCTGCCTGCCTGCGCAGCGCAGCCAGCGGGCGCCGCACAGTCGGCATACGCCGTCGCGCCGCCCTACACGGCACACGACGATGCGGTACGCGCGCTGTTTGCTAGTTCACTGCCCGATCCGGCAGGCCAGCCTCAGCCTTTGGCCCAGTATCGCGGCAAAGTCACCGTGGTGAACTTCTGGGCGTCGTGGTGTGCGCCATGCGTGAAGGAAATGCCGGCGCTGTCTAGGTTACAACGCCGCTACGCGGACAAAGGGGTACGTTTCGTCGGCATTGGCGTCGATTCGGCACGGAATGTATCGCAATTCCTATCCAAGGTGACGATCGGCTATCCGGTCTATGTAGCCGGCTTTGGCGGCGCAAACTTGGCTCGTCAGTTCGGCAACCAGGCCGGCGGATTGCCGTTCACTGTGGTCATCGACAAATCGGGGCATGTTCGCTACTTGAAGCTGGGTGAAATCGACGCGGCGCGGCTGAGCATGGAACTGGACGCGCTATGA